The genomic segment TTTAACTCTTTAGAATTAAATCCGTAATTATCATCTAATTTCACACTAGGCTTTAGCCAGAATTTTGCCAACTTTTCTCCTCTTCTCACATGAGAATGTGAGCTGGTTCTCGAGGATTGCCTTCGTTCGCAAAGAAAAAGAACTTATAGCCATTTCTTTCAAAAACTTTTGGCATTAAGCCAACGATAGATGATACATTATTTCAAGCAATAAATAAACTATTTATATGTATAGTATCGGTATCAAAAAGCAGAGCGAAATAATGATGTAAGCAGCTTTTTAGAATTTCGTTTATAGGAAAATTTTAGCGCTTCATTTTGCCTAACGACCAAGGCTTGGCGACGTTTTGCGTTGGAACGAGCTTGCCACTGCAAGCGCAGTGACAATGCAAAATGTGGCGTAGCCCGAGCGAGAGTCGCGTTAGCGATCTAGCCTAGTCACATAAAATCGGACACCTTTTTTGCTCAAAATGAGGTAAAGGTGAATATGAGTAGGACAGGAAAATACTCTCCAGAGTTTAAAGAACAAGCAGTAAAACGGACATTGTCCGGTTCTTTTACGATAAAAGAAGTAGCAGAGTCGTTAGGAATCAGCTACTTTGTATTGCGTCAATGGAAGGCTGAATACGTGAAGAAGTCAGAAGAACAAAATCCCCCGACAGACAAGCAACTGAAAGAGAACGAAGAATTGAAGAAACTTCGTAAAGAAGTTCACCGCCTCAGGGAGGAGAATGCGATCTTAAAAAAGTATTCAGCCATGCTTTCGAAGGAACAAAATCTCGATTAGAGTTCATGGAGAACAACAGGAGATTGTTCTCTGTTAAAAGCATGGCCAGCTTATTCAATGTATCTCGATCTGGATTTTATGAATTTGTAAAACGAAGAAAGACCGCAATCGAGAAGTATGATCCTAAGTTTTTGAAATTCATCTATGATACTTGGAAAGATAACGATCAGAATTACGGATTTCTTAGATTATT from the Leptospira wolffii serovar Khorat str. Khorat-H2 genome contains:
- a CDS encoding DUF4160 domain-containing protein, translating into MAKFWLKPSVKLDDNYGFNSKELNWIEEEIEKNLNLIEGKWNDFFGI